The Zobellia alginiliquefaciens genome contains a region encoding:
- a CDS encoding GatB/YqeY domain-containing protein, producing MGLQQKVMEQMKAAMKAKDTVALESLRAIKSALLMAQTSGTDEELTEDDEIQLVQKLVKQRKDSATIFKDQGREDLAEPELAQIAVLEQFLPEQLTEEEIEKVVVQTIDATGASGMKDMGKVMGVVSKELAGQADGKTISAIVKKKLA from the coding sequence ATGGGCTTACAACAAAAGGTAATGGAGCAGATGAAAGCGGCAATGAAAGCAAAGGATACGGTTGCTTTGGAATCGCTTCGCGCCATTAAATCTGCCCTGCTTATGGCACAGACTAGTGGAACGGATGAAGAATTGACCGAAGATGATGAGATTCAACTGGTTCAGAAGCTTGTAAAGCAACGTAAAGACAGTGCTACCATATTTAAAGATCAAGGTAGAGAAGATCTTGCGGAGCCAGAATTGGCTCAGATAGCAGTTCTTGAACAGTTTTTACCGGAACAGCTTACAGAAGAAGAAATAGAAAAAGTAGTCGTACAGACTATAGATGCTACTGGAGCATCAGGAATGAAAGATATGGGCAAGGTTATGGGTGTGGTATCCAAAGAATTGGCCGGACAAGCAGATGGGAAAACCATTTCTGCCATAGTAAAGAAAAAGTTAGCATAA
- a CDS encoding O-methyltransferase: MITAQQKQIKITLDELYTDAKNDQRRLMKSFAKNIFRPMQPVDFKDVYLSITKRQGEELIEIIKENRIKNVIEFGTSFGISTLFLAHGVIENEGKIITTELIESKAQRAIENFRNAGVDNLIEVRVGNALETLENHNQKIDLLFLDGWKNLYLPLFQMLEPNFHSKTLIYVDNADMAESQDFLKEISKDSHYQFQNKYQGKVVLITRK, from the coding sequence ATGATTACAGCACAACAGAAACAAATAAAAATCACTTTAGATGAACTTTATACAGACGCCAAGAACGACCAGAGGAGATTAATGAAAAGTTTTGCGAAGAACATTTTCAGACCTATGCAGCCCGTAGATTTTAAAGATGTCTACCTCTCAATAACTAAACGACAAGGAGAAGAGTTAATTGAAATCATAAAAGAGAATAGGATAAAGAACGTAATAGAGTTTGGAACTTCTTTTGGTATATCTACATTGTTTTTGGCACATGGTGTCATAGAAAATGAGGGTAAAATAATTACCACTGAACTGATTGAATCGAAAGCACAAAGAGCAATTGAAAATTTCAGAAATGCAGGTGTAGATAACCTAATTGAAGTTAGAGTTGGTAATGCCCTAGAAACCTTAGAAAACCACAACCAAAAGATAGACTTACTATTTTTAGATGGCTGGAAAAATTTATACCTCCCCTTGTTCCAGATGCTAGAACCTAACTTCCACAGCAAAACCTTAATTTATGTGGATAATGCAGACATGGCGGAATCCCAGGATTTTTTAAAAGAGATCAGCAAAGACAGTCACTATCAGTTTCAAAATAAATACCAAGGTAAAGTAGTTTTAATTACTAGGAAGTAG
- the ftsA gene encoding cell division protein FtsA yields the protein MEVGNYSVGLDIGTTKIVAIIGKKNEYGKIEVLGIGKSKSLGVHRGVVNNITQTIQSIQQAVEEAELNSGLKIGSVVVGIAGQHIRSLHHSDYITRADSEEVINDDDLDKLCNQVYKLVMLPGEEIIHVLPQEYKVDGQAEIKEPIGMYGGRLEANFHVVVGQVSSIKNVGRCIKSAGLDLGNITLEPLASSDAVLSKEEKEAGVALIDIGGGTTDLAIFKDGIIRHTAVIPFGGGVITEDIKEGCSIIEKQAELLKVRFGSAWPGENKDNEIVSIPGLRGREPKEITLKNLSKIIHARVVEIVEQVYTEIKNYGHDEQKKKLIAGIVLTGGGSQLKHLKQLVEYITGMDTRIGYPNEHLAGDSDAEIASPLYATAVGLLMNAVANEKKGKVVEVKEEPVDEGELVMAGHEEEEHQQQQATAKVQKERKTVFDKWSEKLKDFLDNAE from the coding sequence ATGGAAGTAGGTAATTATTCGGTAGGATTGGACATTGGAACAACCAAAATCGTAGCCATAATCGGTAAGAAAAACGAGTACGGTAAGATTGAGGTTTTAGGCATCGGTAAATCTAAAAGTTTAGGGGTGCACCGTGGTGTTGTAAATAACATTACGCAAACCATACAGTCCATACAACAAGCGGTAGAAGAAGCTGAACTTAATTCAGGTTTGAAAATCGGTTCTGTCGTTGTGGGTATTGCTGGGCAGCACATAAGAAGTCTGCACCATAGCGATTATATCACCAGAGCGGATTCTGAAGAAGTTATCAATGATGACGATTTGGATAAGCTGTGTAATCAAGTGTACAAATTGGTGATGCTTCCAGGTGAAGAGATCATTCACGTACTTCCACAGGAATACAAAGTAGATGGGCAAGCCGAAATTAAGGAGCCGATCGGTATGTACGGTGGTCGTTTGGAAGCTAATTTTCATGTGGTTGTTGGGCAGGTCTCTTCAATCAAAAATGTAGGTAGGTGTATTAAAAGCGCCGGTCTGGATTTAGGTAATATAACATTGGAACCTTTGGCTTCTTCTGATGCGGTTTTGAGCAAGGAAGAAAAAGAGGCAGGTGTGGCATTGATAGACATAGGCGGTGGTACGACCGATTTGGCCATTTTTAAAGATGGTATCATAAGGCACACGGCAGTAATTCCTTTTGGTGGTGGAGTTATTACCGAAGACATTAAGGAAGGATGTTCTATTATTGAAAAGCAGGCAGAACTTTTAAAGGTAAGGTTCGGTTCTGCTTGGCCAGGAGAAAATAAGGATAATGAAATAGTTTCTATACCCGGTTTACGAGGTAGGGAGCCAAAAGAGATTACCCTTAAAAACCTATCAAAAATAATTCATGCACGTGTGGTTGAAATCGTAGAGCAAGTCTATACGGAAATCAAGAATTACGGACATGATGAACAAAAAAAGAAACTGATTGCAGGTATTGTACTTACAGGTGGTGGAAGCCAGTTGAAGCACTTAAAGCAATTAGTGGAATACATTACGGGTATGGATACACGTATTGGGTACCCTAATGAACATTTGGCGGGCGATTCAGATGCCGAAATCGCCAGTCCTTTATATGCTACGGCAGTGGGTCTATTGATGAATGCGGTAGCAAATGAAAAGAAAGGTAAAGTTGTTGAAGTTAAAGAAGAGCCTGTAGACGAGGGAGAACTTGTTATGGCAGGGCATGAAGAAGAGGAACATCAGCAACAACAGGCCACGGCAAAAGTTCAAAAAGAACGCAAAACGGTGTTTGACAAATGGTCCGAAAAGTTGAAAGACTTTTTAGATAATGCCGAGTAA
- the murC gene encoding UDP-N-acetylmuramate--L-alanine ligase, translating to MDLKRIHNVYFIGIGGIGMSALARYFKFEGKNVAGYDKTQTPLTEELSGLGIDIHYEDDINVVADGFKNKENTLIVYTPAVSVEHEEYQYFLINGFEIKKRSEVLGLITKGSFCLAVAGTHGKTTTTSILAHLLKETGVSFTGFLGGISEDFNSNFVFEGTDFSVVEADEFDRSFLRLFPNVACITSMDADHLDIYGNPEELQKSFLEFADKVAPEGAIFVRKGLPLEGITYGIDDGADYCITNLKIENGSYIFDLVMPDATLVDIRFNKPGRHNLLNGLVAFAMALHTGVSAEKLANALATFKGVQRRFSYKIKTKDFVFIDDYAHHPTEINAVYDAVTEMHPNKKTVAIFQPHLFSRTRDFGDEFAKSLSQFDSVLLLDIYPAREKPIEGITSEWLLGKMENTLVKTIQKSKLINEIKEQNPQVLITMGAGDIGLEVTKITKELQDAY from the coding sequence ATGGACTTAAAACGCATACATAACGTATATTTTATTGGCATTGGAGGCATTGGTATGTCTGCTTTGGCGCGTTATTTTAAGTTCGAAGGAAAGAATGTTGCCGGTTACGATAAAACTCAAACGCCACTTACGGAAGAACTGTCTGGTTTAGGAATTGATATTCATTACGAGGACGATATAAATGTGGTTGCTGATGGATTTAAGAACAAAGAAAATACGCTAATAGTATATACTCCGGCAGTTTCGGTGGAGCATGAAGAGTATCAATACTTTTTAATTAATGGCTTCGAGATTAAGAAGCGCTCAGAGGTTTTAGGGTTGATTACCAAAGGTAGTTTCTGTTTGGCCGTTGCGGGTACCCATGGTAAAACTACCACGACCAGTATTTTGGCGCATCTTTTAAAAGAAACAGGGGTAAGTTTTACCGGATTTTTAGGTGGAATTTCAGAGGATTTCAATAGTAATTTTGTTTTTGAGGGAACTGATTTTTCCGTGGTAGAAGCAGATGAGTTTGATCGATCGTTTTTAAGATTGTTTCCTAATGTTGCCTGTATTACTTCTATGGATGCGGACCACCTTGATATTTATGGTAATCCGGAAGAATTACAGAAGTCGTTTTTAGAGTTTGCTGATAAAGTGGCGCCAGAGGGAGCTATTTTCGTTCGTAAAGGTTTGCCTTTGGAGGGAATTACATATGGTATAGATGATGGTGCGGATTACTGCATCACTAATCTTAAAATAGAAAACGGGAGTTACATTTTTGATTTGGTCATGCCAGATGCAACGTTGGTAGATATAAGATTCAATAAACCCGGAAGACATAATTTATTGAATGGTCTTGTGGCTTTTGCCATGGCATTACATACCGGAGTTTCTGCGGAGAAATTGGCAAATGCATTGGCTACCTTTAAAGGCGTGCAGAGACGATTTTCATATAAAATAAAGACGAAAGATTTTGTTTTTATAGATGATTATGCGCATCATCCTACAGAGATAAATGCGGTATATGATGCGGTAACGGAAATGCATCCGAATAAAAAAACAGTAGCCATTTTTCAACCTCATTTATTTTCGAGAACTCGGGATTTTGGGGATGAATTTGCGAAAAGTCTTTCCCAATTTGACAGTGTGCTGTTGTTGGATATATACCCTGCAAGAGAAAAACCAATTGAAGGTATAACTTCGGAATGGTTGTTGGGTAAAATGGAGAATACCTTGGTAAAAACAATTCAGAAATCCAAATTAATAAACGAGATAAAAGAACAAAATCCGCAAGTGCTTATTACCATGGGTGCTGGCGATATAGGTTTAGAGGTAACTAAGATTACAAAAGAATTGCAAGATGCGTATTAA
- the murG gene encoding undecaprenyldiphospho-muramoylpentapeptide beta-N-acetylglucosaminyltransferase, which yields MGNYKFILSGGGTGGHIYPAVAIANELKRRHPDAQFLFVGAQDRMEMEKVPQAGYDIEGLWISGLQRKLTLKNLMFPFKVISSLMKAGKIVRKFKPDAVIGTGGFASGPMLRVASGKGVPCVLQEQNSYAGITNKLLKDRVAKICVAYDEMDRFFPKDKIVKTGNPVRGDLVEMKADKNEALDFFGLKSGVPTLLILGGSLGARRINQLVASNLELFEKLGVQLIWQCGKLYIDEYTKFNSDTVKVLDFMNRMDYAYAASDMIISRAGAGSVSELCIVGKPVIFVPSPNVAEDHQTKNARALANENAAILLKESELDAKFQEVFTALFEDDSKRQSLAENIKQLALPNATKDIVDEIEKLIGNATSK from the coding sequence GTGGGCAATTATAAATTCATATTATCCGGAGGAGGAACAGGTGGGCATATTTACCCAGCGGTTGCTATTGCGAACGAATTGAAAAGAAGGCATCCTGATGCTCAATTTTTATTCGTTGGTGCCCAAGACAGAATGGAGATGGAAAAAGTGCCGCAGGCGGGTTATGATATCGAAGGATTATGGATCAGTGGGTTGCAACGGAAACTGACACTTAAAAATTTAATGTTTCCTTTTAAAGTAATTAGTAGTTTAATGAAAGCTGGTAAAATAGTACGAAAGTTTAAACCTGATGCCGTAATAGGTACGGGTGGCTTTGCCAGTGGTCCCATGTTACGTGTTGCCTCTGGTAAGGGTGTGCCTTGTGTATTACAAGAGCAGAATTCGTATGCAGGTATTACCAATAAATTATTGAAGGATAGAGTGGCTAAAATTTGTGTGGCCTATGATGAAATGGATCGCTTTTTTCCAAAGGATAAAATTGTAAAAACGGGTAATCCCGTTCGTGGAGATTTGGTTGAAATGAAGGCGGATAAAAATGAGGCTTTAGATTTCTTCGGATTGAAAAGCGGAGTGCCAACACTTTTAATATTAGGAGGAAGCCTTGGGGCTAGAAGAATAAATCAGTTGGTTGCTAGTAATCTTGAGCTTTTTGAAAAATTAGGGGTTCAGTTAATATGGCAGTGTGGAAAACTGTATATAGATGAGTATACAAAATTCAATTCAGACACGGTTAAAGTGCTGGACTTTATGAATAGGATGGATTATGCCTATGCGGCTTCTGATATGATTATATCACGTGCAGGTGCAGGTTCGGTTTCCGAGCTTTGTATTGTGGGAAAGCCGGTAATATTTGTGCCATCGCCTAATGTGGCAGAGGATCATCAAACAAAAAATGCAAGGGCATTGGCAAATGAGAATGCAGCAATACTGTTGAAAGAAAGTGAGTTGGATGCAAAATTTCAAGAAGTCTTTACCGCCCTTTTTGAAGATGATAGTAAAAGACAAAGCTTGGCTGAGAATATTAAACAATTGGCTTTGCCAAACGCTACAAAAGACATTGTGGACGAAATAGAAAAATTAATTGGGAATGCCACCAGTAAATAA
- a CDS encoding FtsW/RodA/SpoVE family cell cycle protein has protein sequence MNGFFEKIKGDKAIWAIAALLGLFSFLPVYSASSNLVYVVGNGTTFGYLVKHALLLSLGFGIIFGIHRIPAHFFKGLSLIAMPIVLVLLVFTLAQGTTIDGANASRWISVPLVGISFQTSNLAAVVLMIYVARYLSKVRHKDITFKESVLPLWLPVFLTVALILPANFSTAAIIFSMVLLLCFLGGYPLKYLMGIIGASILILAFFILTAKAIPGLFPNRVDTWISRVENFADAEDTEADYQIERAKIAIATGGIVGKGAGKSIQKNFLPQSSSDFIYAIIVEEYGLVGGFALMFFYMFLLFRIVVVANGSGTIFGKLVALGVGLPIVFQALINMAVAVELFPVTGQTLPLISSGGTSSWMTCLAIGIILSVSNKNTSTEKSSADIDETNPLEVLSGQL, from the coding sequence GTGAACGGATTTTTTGAAAAGATCAAAGGAGATAAAGCTATTTGGGCCATTGCGGCCCTCTTGGGCTTATTTTCGTTCTTGCCGGTATATAGTGCCAGTAGTAATCTGGTGTATGTAGTTGGTAACGGAACTACCTTTGGGTATTTGGTAAAACATGCGTTGCTATTGTCATTGGGTTTTGGGATTATTTTCGGTATTCACCGTATTCCCGCCCATTTCTTTAAAGGCTTGTCGCTTATAGCAATGCCAATAGTTTTGGTTTTGTTGGTGTTTACCTTGGCGCAGGGAACAACGATAGATGGTGCGAATGCCAGCAGGTGGATCAGTGTCCCACTGGTAGGTATTTCGTTTCAGACATCGAACTTGGCTGCGGTGGTGTTAATGATTTATGTGGCACGTTACTTAAGTAAGGTGCGCCACAAGGATATCACTTTTAAAGAGAGTGTTTTGCCATTATGGCTTCCGGTATTTCTGACCGTGGCACTTATTTTACCAGCTAACTTTTCAACGGCGGCTATCATTTTTTCAATGGTACTTTTGCTTTGTTTTTTAGGTGGATATCCTTTAAAATATTTAATGGGAATTATAGGGGCGAGTATACTCATTTTGGCCTTTTTTATATTAACGGCCAAGGCTATACCTGGCTTATTCCCTAACCGTGTTGATACCTGGATCAGTAGGGTGGAGAATTTTGCAGATGCCGAAGATACCGAAGCTGATTACCAAATAGAACGCGCCAAGATTGCTATTGCAACGGGTGGTATTGTGGGTAAAGGAGCGGGAAAAAGTATTCAGAAAAACTTTTTGCCTCAGAGTTCATCAGATTTTATTTACGCCATAATTGTAGAGGAATATGGACTGGTAGGTGGTTTTGCCTTGATGTTCTTTTATATGTTTCTACTATTTAGAATTGTGGTCGTTGCCAATGGTAGCGGAACTATTTTTGGGAAATTGGTGGCACTTGGTGTTGGGCTTCCAATAGTTTTTCAGGCATTGATAAACATGGCGGTGGCGGTAGAGCTTTTTCCGGTAACGGGTCAAACCCTGCCTTTAATCAGTAGTGGTGGTACCAGTAGTTGGATGACCTGTTTGGCCATCGGTATTATTTTAAGCGTGAGCAATAAAAATACAAGTACGGAAAAATCATCCGCAGATATAGATGAAACTAACCCTTTAGAAGTACTGAGTGGGCAATTATAA
- the ftsZ gene encoding cell division protein FtsZ has product MNNNTEFDGISFDLPKNQSNVIKVIGVGGGGSNAINHMFQSGINGVDFVICNTDSQALNNSSVPTKIQLGVSLTEGLGAGANPEVGEQAALESMEEIKQMLATTTKMIFITAGMGGGTGTGAAPVIAKQAKELDVLTVGIVTMPFEFEGKMRCEQARIGIEKLRANVDSLIVINNNKLREVYGNLGFKAGFSKADEVLSTAARGIAEVITHHYTQNIDLRDAKTVLSNSGTAIMGSAQATGSARAHEAITKALDSPLLNDNKISGAKNVLLLIVSGSQEITIDEIGEINDYIQVEAGHGANIIMGVGEDEDLGEAIAVTIIATGFDVDQQDEIVNTETKKIIHTLEDEQRAQHDLMARKNVVHQLPIEKVKEEPPVIKHTLEEDVQEEPGMDLIETTSYIKNFNVFYEEVIEEVAKVSTSEDDFVIVNAQDAINDIEVVDPMTVSYDALKEEQITMSFDMPFAKKEEVEEEQDNVITFSLDEDVKDIDVTNPVEVVPVMEYNEEGEKRYSLDDYMEVEDELTNAKPAPKPNPAPKPQPKPQPMAREEPKMEVKRVEVPQNDAPTEIDPMNSPIDELLKERADERRRKLKDFNYKFQNSVSSIDEIEKEPAYKRQGIDLSDARREESKVSRTTLGEDSNDEIRLRSNNSFLHDNVD; this is encoded by the coding sequence ATGAACAACAACACGGAATTTGATGGAATATCCTTTGATCTTCCAAAGAATCAAAGCAATGTAATTAAAGTAATCGGCGTAGGAGGCGGTGGTAGCAACGCAATCAACCACATGTTTCAATCCGGAATCAACGGAGTGGATTTTGTAATATGTAATACAGATTCACAAGCATTGAACAATAGTTCTGTGCCTACAAAAATACAATTAGGGGTTTCATTAACAGAAGGATTGGGTGCTGGTGCCAACCCTGAGGTAGGTGAACAGGCCGCTTTGGAGAGTATGGAGGAGATCAAACAGATGTTGGCCACTACTACCAAAATGATATTTATTACCGCTGGTATGGGTGGTGGTACCGGTACTGGTGCTGCTCCTGTTATCGCAAAACAAGCAAAAGAATTGGACGTGCTTACCGTGGGCATTGTTACCATGCCTTTTGAGTTTGAAGGTAAAATGCGTTGCGAGCAAGCGCGTATAGGTATTGAAAAATTACGTGCTAATGTAGATTCATTAATTGTTATAAATAACAACAAGCTTCGTGAAGTATATGGTAACCTAGGCTTTAAAGCAGGTTTCTCTAAAGCGGATGAAGTTTTATCTACCGCAGCTAGAGGTATTGCGGAAGTAATTACACACCACTATACTCAGAATATTGACCTTAGAGATGCTAAAACAGTACTTTCTAATAGCGGTACGGCCATAATGGGTTCTGCGCAGGCAACAGGTTCGGCAAGAGCACATGAAGCTATTACAAAGGCATTGGATTCTCCATTGTTGAACGATAATAAGATTAGTGGAGCTAAGAACGTTCTATTACTTATCGTTTCCGGTTCTCAAGAAATTACTATTGATGAGATAGGTGAGATCAATGATTATATTCAAGTGGAAGCAGGTCATGGAGCCAACATCATTATGGGTGTAGGTGAAGACGAGGATTTAGGCGAAGCTATTGCCGTAACAATTATTGCTACGGGTTTTGATGTTGACCAACAAGATGAGATCGTAAATACCGAGACAAAAAAAATCATACATACGTTGGAAGATGAGCAACGCGCTCAGCATGATTTAATGGCAAGGAAAAATGTAGTTCATCAATTGCCAATTGAAAAAGTAAAGGAAGAACCACCGGTAATTAAACACACCCTTGAGGAAGATGTGCAAGAAGAGCCGGGTATGGATTTAATCGAGACCACCAGCTATATCAAAAACTTCAATGTATTTTACGAAGAAGTAATAGAAGAAGTAGCTAAGGTGAGTACCTCAGAAGACGATTTTGTAATCGTAAATGCACAAGATGCCATTAATGATATAGAGGTTGTTGATCCTATGACCGTGTCCTATGACGCGTTAAAAGAGGAGCAAATTACCATGAGTTTTGATATGCCTTTTGCTAAGAAGGAAGAAGTTGAAGAAGAGCAAGACAACGTAATTACTTTTAGTCTGGACGAGGACGTTAAGGATATTGATGTTACGAATCCCGTTGAGGTTGTTCCCGTTATGGAATATAATGAAGAAGGTGAGAAACGGTATAGCCTTGATGATTATATGGAAGTTGAGGATGAGCTGACAAATGCTAAGCCTGCTCCAAAACCGAATCCGGCTCCAAAACCACAACCGAAACCACAGCCTATGGCTAGGGAAGAACCTAAAATGGAAGTGAAGCGTGTTGAAGTTCCACAAAATGATGCACCTACGGAGATAGACCCTATGAACAGTCCTATAGACGAACTGTTAAAGGAAAGAGCGGACGAGAGAAGAAGAAAATTAAAAGACTTTAACTATAAATTTCAGAATAGCGTAAGCAGCATTGACGAAATTGAAAAGGAACCCGCTTACAAGCGTCAAGGTATTGATTTAAGTGATGCCAGAAGAGAAGAAAGCAAGGTTTCAAGAACTACGTTAGGAGAGGATAGTAACGACGAAATCAGGTTGCGTTCCAACAATTCTTTTCTACACGATAATGTAGATTAA
- a CDS encoding tRNA dihydrouridine synthase: MSYTLLSSPLQGFTDATFRNAQQKFFGGIDTYYAPYIRFNRKMIIKGSYQRDLNPEVNTNLELIPQVMTADVEHFLFVIKYIQSLGYKELNWNLGCPYPMVTNSGMGSGLICNAEKIDHILDRAHSETNVTISMKMRLGYENSSEILDAFAILDKYPLKNIAIHARLGKQLYKGGVDLEAFQKCIDVAKHTLYYNGDITTVAQFKAMRERFPSIEHFMIGRGLIADPFLPSMIKADTTEYPVKRWDIFREFHDTIYQQYDAVLSGPTPIKMKMLGFWEFFSQSTHNPQKVYKAIKKAGNPMKYRQAVGEIMAAQKRNVTR; this comes from the coding sequence ATGTCCTATACCCTATTATCCTCTCCTTTACAAGGCTTTACAGATGCCACTTTTCGTAATGCCCAACAAAAATTCTTTGGAGGGATAGACACCTATTATGCACCATATATCCGGTTTAATAGAAAGATGATCATAAAGGGCTCCTACCAACGTGATCTGAATCCTGAGGTGAATACCAACTTAGAGCTTATACCACAGGTAATGACAGCGGACGTTGAGCATTTTTTATTTGTCATTAAGTACATTCAGTCTTTAGGGTATAAAGAACTGAACTGGAACTTAGGCTGCCCCTACCCGATGGTCACCAATAGCGGAATGGGCTCTGGGCTTATATGCAACGCCGAAAAAATAGACCACATTTTAGACCGCGCCCATAGCGAAACCAATGTTACCATTTCTATGAAAATGCGTTTGGGGTATGAGAATAGCTCGGAAATATTAGATGCTTTTGCCATACTTGACAAGTACCCGCTTAAAAATATTGCCATTCATGCACGTTTGGGAAAGCAATTATACAAAGGAGGTGTTGATCTAGAGGCTTTTCAGAAGTGTATAGATGTGGCCAAACATACCTTATACTATAACGGCGATATAACTACAGTAGCGCAGTTTAAAGCTATGCGCGAACGTTTTCCTTCCATTGAGCACTTTATGATTGGCCGTGGTCTTATAGCCGACCCATTTTTACCGAGTATGATAAAAGCCGATACCACAGAATACCCTGTGAAACGATGGGATATTTTTAGGGAGTTTCACGATACGATATATCAGCAGTATGATGCCGTACTCTCTGGCCCCACACCAATAAAAATGAAGATGCTCGGGTTTTGGGAGTTTTTCTCCCAGTCTACACATAACCCCCAGAAAGTATACAAAGCCATTAAGAAAGCAGGGAACCCAATGAAATACCGTCAAGCTGTTGGTGAAATTATGGCGGCTCAGAAACGCAATGTTACTAGATAA
- a CDS encoding cell division protein FtsQ/DivIB, whose protein sequence is MRINYNYIKLLALIVVITGLFAFSNQRRAQKNVKGIAIEFVENQNLFITEGAVNKLLIQKFGSLENVPKEKLALNNMEKVIEANKMVKSAQVFLTVNGKLASKVVQRTPIGRIEGDSKFYLDEDGKQMPLSNSYSARVPIITGQITDNGLADVYEILNYINTDEFLKKNIIGLHIENEEKYQLRFRTEEFVVNLGDVEQLKEKFSNFKAFYAKANKDKTLQHYDVVSLEFDNQVVCTKI, encoded by the coding sequence ATGCGTATTAATTATAACTACATAAAGCTATTGGCTCTAATCGTTGTAATAACAGGGCTTTTTGCATTTTCTAATCAAAGAAGAGCTCAGAAAAATGTTAAGGGCATTGCTATAGAATTTGTAGAAAATCAGAATTTATTCATTACGGAAGGCGCGGTTAATAAATTGTTAATACAAAAATTCGGCAGCCTTGAAAACGTGCCCAAAGAAAAATTAGCTTTGAATAACATGGAGAAGGTCATTGAGGCCAACAAAATGGTAAAAAGTGCCCAAGTTTTTCTTACTGTAAACGGTAAATTAGCGTCGAAAGTTGTTCAGCGCACTCCAATCGGACGTATAGAAGGGGATTCAAAATTTTATCTTGACGAGGACGGAAAACAGATGCCTTTGTCAAATAGTTATTCAGCACGCGTACCTATAATTACGGGTCAAATAACGGACAATGGTCTAGCGGATGTCTATGAAATTTTGAATTATATCAATACGGACGAGTTTTTAAAGAAAAACATCATAGGGTTACATATCGAAAATGAAGAGAAGTACCAGCTTCGTTTTCGAACCGAAGAGTTTGTTGTCAATTTGGGAGATGTAGAGCAATTGAAAGAAAAGTTTAGCAATTTCAAGGCATTTTACGCCAAAGCAAATAAAGACAAAACTCTGCAACACTATGATGTTGTTAGTTTAGAGTTTGACAATCAAGTAGTGTGCACCAAAATTTAA